In the genome of Nocardia terpenica, one region contains:
- the pruA gene encoding L-glutamate gamma-semialdehyde dehydrogenase, with the protein MDAITTVPTPSNEPVNSYAPGSPERARLRAALGELADNPTEICHVIDGEHRAGTGARVDVVQPHKHAAVLGAFTVAETSDVQDAVNTAVRAGAAWRALPFDERAAVFLRAADLLAGPWRETIAAATMLGQSKTAYQAEIDAPCELVDFWRFNVHFARTILAEQPISSPGVWNRTDYRPLEGFVYAITPFNFTAIAGNLPTAPALMGNTVVWKPSPTQAVAAYHTMRLLEAAGLPPGVINLVHGHGPEVSDVLLADPRLAGIHFTGSTRTFQHLWREVGTNIDRYHTYPRLVGETGGKDFVLAHPSADPKVLSTALIRGAFEFQGQKCSAASRAFVPRSVWSRIGDELIDTVGALRYGDVTDFTNFGGAVIDRRAFDRNVAAIERAKATPGLTVAAGGGYDDSVGYFVEPTLLLGDDPSDEAFRTEYFGPILSVHVYDDSRPHAFDEALRLMDGGSAYGLTGAVIAQDRAAIDKAGAALRFAAGNFYVNDKPTGAVVGQQPFGGSRASGTNDKAGSPLNLLRWTSPRSVKETFVAATSHEYPHQAPESEVQ; encoded by the coding sequence ATGGACGCGATCACCACGGTTCCGACACCGTCCAACGAACCCGTCAACTCCTACGCGCCGGGCAGCCCCGAACGGGCCCGCCTGCGGGCCGCGCTCGGAGAACTGGCGGACAACCCGACCGAGATCTGCCATGTGATCGACGGCGAGCATCGCGCCGGGACCGGCGCCCGCGTCGACGTCGTGCAGCCGCACAAGCACGCGGCCGTGCTGGGCGCCTTCACCGTCGCGGAGACCTCCGACGTGCAGGACGCGGTGAACACCGCCGTCCGGGCGGGCGCCGCGTGGCGGGCGCTGCCCTTCGACGAGCGCGCCGCGGTCTTCCTGCGCGCGGCCGATCTGCTGGCCGGGCCCTGGCGCGAAACCATCGCCGCCGCAACGATGCTGGGCCAGTCCAAGACGGCCTACCAGGCCGAGATCGACGCCCCGTGCGAGCTGGTCGACTTCTGGCGCTTCAATGTGCACTTCGCCCGCACCATCCTGGCCGAGCAGCCGATCTCCTCGCCCGGCGTCTGGAACCGCACCGACTACCGCCCGCTCGAGGGCTTCGTCTACGCCATCACCCCGTTCAACTTCACCGCCATCGCCGGGAACCTGCCCACCGCACCGGCTCTCATGGGCAACACCGTGGTGTGGAAGCCGTCGCCGACGCAGGCGGTCGCCGCGTACCACACCATGCGGCTGCTGGAGGCGGCCGGACTGCCGCCGGGCGTCATCAACCTCGTCCACGGCCACGGGCCGGAGGTGTCGGACGTGCTGCTGGCCGATCCGCGCCTGGCGGGCATCCACTTCACCGGCTCCACCCGCACCTTCCAGCACCTGTGGCGCGAGGTCGGCACGAATATCGACCGCTACCACACCTATCCGCGGCTGGTCGGCGAGACCGGCGGCAAGGACTTCGTGCTGGCGCACCCGTCGGCCGATCCGAAGGTGCTGAGCACCGCGCTGATTCGCGGCGCCTTCGAGTTCCAGGGCCAGAAGTGCTCGGCCGCGTCGCGGGCGTTCGTGCCGAGGTCGGTGTGGTCGCGCATCGGCGACGAGCTCATCGACACCGTCGGCGCGCTGCGCTACGGCGACGTCACCGATTTCACCAATTTCGGTGGGGCCGTAATCGATCGGCGCGCGTTCGACCGCAATGTCGCCGCCATCGAGCGCGCCAAGGCCACCCCGGGCCTGACCGTCGCCGCCGGCGGCGGCTACGACGACAGCGTCGGCTACTTCGTCGAGCCCACCCTGCTGCTCGGCGACGACCCGTCCGACGAGGCGTTCCGCACCGAGTACTTCGGCCCGATCCTGTCGGTGCACGTCTACGACGACTCGCGCCCGCACGCCTTCGACGAGGCACTGCGCCTGATGGACGGCGGCTCCGCCTACGGGCTCACCGGCGCGGTCATCGCGCAGGACCGCGCGGCGATCGACAAGGCCGGTGCGGCACTGCGTTTCGCCGCGGGCAACTTCTACGTCAACGACAAGCCGACCGGCGCGGTGGTGGGGCAGCAGCCGTTCGGCGGCTCGCGCGCCTCGGGCACCAACGACAAGGCGGGCTCCCCGCTGAACCTGCTGCGCTGGACCTCGCCGCGGTCGGTCAAGGAGACCTTCGTCGCGGCCACCAGCCACGAATATCCGCATCAGGCACCGGAATCCGAGGTCCAGTGA
- a CDS encoding proline dehydrogenase family protein, giving the protein MSTPVLTNPLRPALLAAARSPRAERGITRMPVTRRIVDRFVAGESREAALHAVRDLVRDNRFVTIDYLGEDTVDPAQADATVREYSAMIQALAQLPTPADDPGVPSTHGPGMLLAGTSPRPLEVSVKLSAFGQALPNDGHAVALRNASTVVEAAAAAGVWVTFDMEDHTTTDSTLSIVRELRRDHPETVGTVLQAYLRRTEDDCRAFADEGARIRLCKGAYNEPEAVAFRRKRDVDASYLRCLRILMQGKGYPMVATHDPAMIEAAALLATSVHRGRDDFEFQMLYGIRPAEQQRLTALGQHLRVYVPFGDQWYGYFVRRLAERPANLMFFLRSAAPGK; this is encoded by the coding sequence ATGAGTACCCCCGTGCTGACCAACCCGCTGCGGCCCGCGCTGCTGGCAGCCGCCCGCTCGCCACGCGCCGAACGCGGCATCACCCGGATGCCGGTGACCCGCCGCATCGTGGACCGGTTCGTCGCGGGGGAGTCCCGCGAGGCCGCCCTGCACGCGGTGCGGGACCTGGTGCGGGACAACCGCTTCGTCACCATCGACTACCTCGGCGAGGACACCGTCGACCCGGCCCAGGCCGACGCCACGGTGCGGGAGTACTCGGCAATGATCCAGGCGCTGGCCCAGTTGCCCACTCCCGCTGATGATCCCGGCGTGCCGTCCACCCATGGTCCCGGCATGCTTTTGGCCGGGACCTCCCCCCGCCCCCTCGAAGTCTCGGTAAAACTCTCGGCTTTCGGCCAAGCGCTGCCGAACGACGGGCACGCGGTGGCGCTGCGCAATGCCAGCACCGTGGTCGAGGCCGCCGCGGCGGCCGGGGTGTGGGTCACCTTCGACATGGAGGACCACACCACCACCGATTCGACGCTGTCGATCGTGCGGGAGCTGCGCCGCGACCATCCCGAGACGGTCGGCACCGTGCTGCAGGCGTACCTGCGGCGCACCGAGGACGACTGCCGGGCCTTCGCCGACGAGGGCGCGCGCATCCGGCTGTGCAAGGGCGCCTACAACGAGCCCGAGGCGGTGGCCTTCCGGCGCAAGCGCGACGTGGACGCCTCCTACCTGCGCTGCCTGCGGATTCTCATGCAGGGCAAGGGATATCCGATGGTCGCCACGCACGATCCGGCGATGATCGAGGCGGCGGCGTTGCTGGCGACCTCGGTGCACCGCGGCCGCGACGACTTCGAGTTCCAGATGCTCTACGGCATCCGCCCCGCCGAACAGCAGCGGCTCACCGCTCTGGGCCAGCACCTGCGGGTGTACGTGCCGTTCGGCGATCAGTGGTACGGCTACTTCGTGCGTCGGCTGGCCGAACGGCCCGCCAACCTCATGTTCTTCCTCCGGTCTGCCGCACCGGGGAAGTAG
- a CDS encoding MFS transporter, with the protein MNHTAPTLSGPVSAADGRTIATAAFVGTAIECYDFYIYSTAAALVLNEKFFPTLSPAAGTLAALATFAIGFVARPLGAIVFGHFGDRVGRKTTLVATLLLMGLSTAVIGLLPGYATLGVAAPVLLVLLRVLQGLGLGGEWGGAVLLSTEHAPAGRRGLFAAAPQMGSPVGNFVAIAVFWGLSELLPKQSFDTWGWRVPFLLSFVLVVFGLRMRLRVTETPAFAALSAARRTTRVPVAAVVRRYPKQLLLGAGSIVLLNVMFFTASTYGLTYTTKTVGVPRSTMLGLTLLAITLSGVATLVASHWSDTIGRRRLLLGGVALGMVWGLLLFPLLNTGNTVLIALAVCGPLVCMGAVWGPVGAFLPELFGTDVRYSGAGIAYNLGGVLGGGFGPLLVARLAQTHGTTAIGPFLAAMGLLSLLSILALPETRDHDLTEV; encoded by the coding sequence GTGAACCACACCGCGCCGACCCTGTCCGGCCCCGTTTCGGCCGCCGACGGGCGGACCATCGCCACCGCCGCCTTCGTCGGCACCGCGATCGAGTGCTACGACTTCTACATCTACAGCACCGCCGCGGCCCTGGTCCTGAACGAGAAATTCTTCCCGACGCTGTCGCCCGCCGCGGGCACCCTGGCGGCCCTGGCCACCTTCGCGATCGGATTCGTCGCGCGACCGCTGGGCGCGATCGTGTTCGGGCACTTCGGCGATCGCGTCGGCCGCAAGACCACGCTGGTGGCGACGCTGCTGCTGATGGGGCTGTCCACCGCGGTCATCGGCCTGCTGCCCGGGTATGCGACGCTCGGCGTGGCCGCGCCGGTGCTGCTGGTGCTGTTGCGTGTGTTGCAGGGCCTGGGCCTGGGCGGCGAATGGGGCGGGGCGGTCCTGCTGTCCACCGAGCACGCACCGGCGGGCAGGCGCGGGTTGTTCGCGGCCGCGCCGCAAATGGGTTCGCCCGTGGGTAATTTCGTGGCGATCGCGGTGTTCTGGGGGTTGTCGGAGCTGCTGCCCAAGCAGTCGTTCGACACGTGGGGCTGGCGGGTGCCGTTCCTGCTGTCGTTCGTGCTGGTGGTGTTCGGGCTGCGAATGCGGTTGCGGGTCACCGAGACTCCGGCGTTCGCGGCGCTGTCGGCCGCGCGGCGCACCACCCGGGTGCCGGTCGCCGCGGTGGTGCGGCGCTACCCGAAGCAGCTGCTGCTCGGCGCGGGCAGCATCGTGCTGCTCAACGTGATGTTCTTCACCGCCTCCACCTACGGCCTGACCTACACCACGAAAACCGTTGGCGTGCCCCGCAGTACGATGCTGGGCCTGACGCTGCTGGCGATCACCCTGTCCGGGGTGGCGACGCTGGTCGCCTCGCACTGGTCCGACACGATCGGCCGCCGCCGATTGCTGCTGGGTGGCGTCGCCCTCGGGATGGTGTGGGGCCTGCTGCTGTTCCCGCTGCTGAACACCGGCAACACGGTGCTGATCGCGCTCGCCGTCTGCGGCCCGCTGGTGTGCATGGGCGCGGTGTGGGGCCCGGTGGGCGCATTCCTGCCGGAACTGTTCGGCACCGACGTGCGCTACTCCGGCGCGGGCATCGCCTACAACCTCGGCGGCGTCCTGGGCGGCGGCTTCGGCCCCCTCCTCGTCGCCCGCCTCGCCCAAACCCACGGCACCACCGCAATCGGCCCGTTCCTGGCAGCCATGGGCCTGCTCTCCCTCCTCTCCATCCTCGCCCTCCCCGAAACCCGCGACCACGACCTCACCGAGGTGTGA
- a CDS encoding NlpC/P60 family protein, whose product MARTMRRMGRVMVAAAAALLVAGPGIASAETGSADAGSSSGSGTGFASGSASGSATLPVASPRAMAALSIATTQTGKPYEWGATGPNSFDCSGLVQWAFRQVGILLPRTTWQQAQAGSPVPFGAMMPGDVVIVNRDGSHEGIYTGAGQLFNAHSQGVPVGLTPLSEFQIYAIRRFF is encoded by the coding sequence ATGGCGAGGACTATGCGCAGGATGGGCCGGGTGATGGTGGCGGCCGCGGCGGCGCTGCTGGTCGCGGGGCCGGGCATCGCGTCGGCGGAGACCGGATCGGCCGATGCCGGGAGCAGTTCCGGGTCCGGCACCGGGTTCGCCTCGGGCAGCGCCAGCGGGTCGGCGACGCTACCGGTGGCCAGCCCGCGCGCCATGGCGGCCCTCAGCATCGCCACCACCCAGACCGGCAAACCCTACGAGTGGGGCGCCACCGGCCCGAACTCCTTCGACTGTTCCGGCCTGGTGCAGTGGGCATTCCGCCAGGTCGGCATCCTGCTGCCCCGCACCACCTGGCAGCAGGCCCAAGCCGGCAGCCCGGTCCCGTTCGGCGCGATGATGCCCGGCGACGTGGTCATAGTGAACCGCGACGGCTCCCACGAGGGCATCTACACCGGCGCGGGCCAACTATTCAACGCCCATTCCCAGGGCGTCCCGGTGGGCCTCACCCCACTCTCCGAATTCCAGATCTACGCGATCCGCCGGTTCTTCTGA
- a CDS encoding MarR family winged helix-turn-helix transcriptional regulator, with amino-acid sequence MKPEPAFPSREAAIQVIQRELTAFARRARGRAAELHPGLSLVAASILDLIIDRDGCLAAELAEHFLLDKSTVSRQVASLEQQGYLAKEVDPANRRNHILRATAAGKRVAREAERSRRGAFTERLHDWDDHDIAQLARYLMRYNAPDNY; translated from the coding sequence ATGAAGCCGGAGCCCGCATTCCCGAGCCGCGAGGCGGCGATCCAGGTCATTCAGCGCGAGCTCACCGCGTTCGCGCGGCGGGCGCGGGGCCGGGCCGCGGAACTGCACCCGGGGCTGTCGCTGGTGGCGGCGAGCATTCTCGATCTGATCATCGACCGCGACGGCTGCCTGGCCGCGGAACTGGCCGAGCACTTCCTGCTCGACAAGTCGACGGTCAGCCGCCAGGTGGCGAGCCTGGAGCAGCAGGGCTATCTCGCCAAGGAGGTGGACCCGGCCAACCGCCGCAACCACATTCTGCGCGCCACCGCGGCGGGCAAACGCGTCGCCCGCGAGGCCGAGCGGTCGCGCCGCGGCGCCTTCACCGAGCGGCTACACGACTGGGACGACCACGACATCGCCCAACTGGCCCGATACCTGATGCGCTACAACGCGCCCGACAACTACTGA